From Salvia splendens isolate huo1 chromosome 3, SspV2, whole genome shotgun sequence, a single genomic window includes:
- the LOC121794321 gene encoding CDK5RAP3-like protein, translated as MQNQDDIRKLPIDIAFARLGEWLVDRKRIPADWRKRMAAVRAKISTSFAALPKDIDPFFQTLDLEGIDYLEAKKIYEILLQSTPESRNIFGRRSGAAGDWETIVRAYEKDHIYLGEAAQIMVQNVNYEIPYQKKQVQKSQQQLVELERKEADIKRNAALSAAKYSEACQELGLQGVNVRLELFETAVKSLPSTFCQMLELLNSDSVTMAIEFYSTFVKDAHTEKDKTPSPVLPNLIDIRLNTPSLTVFVSPEVFGVVTTEVSNDEPALIAAGEADIAAESIDWDITLGSSDIDWDIGAVETEDNGNGLGPYEIVSASDALPNSPHGDDATTHQVMENMESTPQDVSLPGIDWDISVENPEVAGAEGTVVTSTPAESGLIDHYSKAEATTSSQERSQLMETEYRNKILDDLFEVKAFLNQRLLELTNEETLSLQHQVQAVAPFVLQQYSSDSIREMLSNVSLAISNLTNRKTRDRIMILNSRRFLDRLVTTLEEKKHHESKLKEGLKDLYAKRVELQNSLSSSWPRQEAALVKTRELKQLCEATLSNLFDGRPVNIIGEINTLLNSGLNV; from the exons ATGCAGAATCAAGACGATATTCGGAAACTCCCGATCGACATCGCTTTTGCTCGTCTCGGAG AATGGCTGGTGGATCGGAAGAGGATCCCGGCGGACTGGAGAAAGCGAATGGCGGCTGTGAGGGCGAAGATTTCCACGTCGTTTGCTGCACTGCCCAAAGACATTGATCCTTTTTTCCAAACCCTTGACCTTGAAG GAATTGACTATTTGGAAGCAAAGAAAATATATGAAATCCTCTTACAGTCAACTCCAGAAAGCCGCAATATATTTGGTCGGCGTTCAGGGGCTGCG GGTGATTGGGAGACCATAGTGCGAGCATACGAGAAAGATCATATTTATCTTGGTGAGGCAGCTCAGATAATGGTCCAAAATGTGAATTATGAAAT CCCATATCAGAAGAAGCAAGTCCAAAAGAGTCAGCAACAGCTTGTGGAATTAGAGCGAAAAGAAGCTGATATAAAGCGAAATGCAGCTCTTTCGGCAGCAAAATATTCAGAGGCTTGTCAGGAGCTAGGATTGCAG GGTGTAAATGTCAGGTTAGAGTTGTTTGAAACAGCTGTAAAATCGCTTCCGAGCACTTTTTGTCAGATGTTAGAATTGTTGAACAGTGATTCCGTAACAATGGCCATTGAGTTTTACTCAACATTTGTTAAAGATGCTCATACAGAGAAGGAT AAAACTCCTAGCCCTGTGTTGCCAAACTTGATAGACATTCGCCTAAATACCCCTTCTCTTACCGTTTTTGTGAGTCCTGAAGTTTTTGGTGTTGTCACCACTGAAGTAAGCAATGATGAACCTGCACTCATAGCTGCTGGGGAAGCAGATATTGCAGCTGAAAGCATTGACTGGGATATTACTTTGGGGAGCTCTGACATTGATTGGGATATTGGTGCTGTAGAAACAGAAGATAATGGAAATGGATTAGGTCCATATGAAATTGTTAGTGCTAGTGATGCTTTACCAAATTCTCCTCATGGAGATGATGCTACGACTCACCAGGTCATGGAAAACATGGAAAGCACACCTCAAGATGTCTCTCTGCCAGGTATTGATTGGGATATAAGTGTTGAGAATCCAGAGGTTGCCGGGGCTGAGGGAACTGTTGTAACAAGCACTCCCGCAGAATCTGGTCTAATCGATCATTATTCTAAAGCTGAAGCAACTACAAGTAGCCAAGAAAGGAGTCAGCTTATGGAAACAGAATACCGGAACAAGATACTTGATGACTTATTTGAG GTCAAAGCATTTTTAAACCAACGGTTGCTTGAATTAACAAATGAAGAAACCTTATCTTTACAACATCAAGTCCAAGCAGTAGCTCCCTTTGTGCTCCAGCAGTACTCTTCTGACTCTATCCGTGAGATGCTGTCAAATGTATCTTTAGCCATCTCAAACTTAACTAATAGGAAGACTCGGGACAGGATTATGATACTGAACTCTAGAAG ATTTTTGGATCGTTTGGTAACTACACTGGAGGAAAAGAAGCACCATGAATCCAAGTTAAAGGAAGGGCTGAAAGACCTTTATGCTAAACGCGTTGAGCTACAAAATTCATTATCTTCCTCATGGCCCAGACAA GAAGCAGCTCTTGTGAAAACCAGAGAGTTAAAGCAACTTTGTGAGGCTACGCTTTCAAACCTATTCGACGGAAGACCTGTCAATATCATTGGAGAGATTAACACACTGTTGAACAGTGGCTTAAATGTATAA
- the LOC121794319 gene encoding protein STRUBBELIG-RECEPTOR FAMILY 2-like isoform X3 has protein sequence MHCEHRYRLIDCVCEDIFQNIFLTNMAKNLFLLILGFYLVIMGLESWAITDFFEVQALQNLYRSLNKPKQLELWKEESGDPCAELWTGVHCIGSSIIELKLHGMRLTGNIEFELSDLLSLKKLDLSSNDIQGSIPYSLPPNLTHLNFAENKFNQSFPYSIEQMKHIRHLNLSHNSLSGSLGNVFAGLEHLQELDLSFNSFTGDLPVSIKSLANLTGLFGGNQFVREANYPPWKFPIESMPKEKDSPPPPPPPLPAAAAAVVSANLSAYENHPFEINEAHKQKKMGAVGILLIVGGIILVAGSAALVIVHRKQSSMRRNRSSVGREDSMKSLPSDKLQDYTSVSGTGSPHTSGFSSSPMITPSRLPAVRTRTLILPRTKSFSKSRMASAPRVYTIAELQIATNSFGEEHFIGEGSLGSVYKAHFPDGTVVAVKSIKTVPLSIIEEQQFFDVIKNISRLKHPNIVPLLGYSMEHGQHLLAYEFIKNLTLDDALHCVAYKPLNWGSRLQVALGVARALDYMHSSFVPPIPHSNLKAANILLDEELKPHVCDCGLAILKPLSRNTVKLKASEMAIADGGYIAPDNLQPSSGNSKADVYAFGVLLLEILTGRKPFDNSRPPGEQSLVRWAASRLHDSASLAQMVDQAIKNKIPSKSLSRFADVVSMCIQPEQEFRPQIGEIVESLSRLLNPTAADVAEADFEQSFRSTNSKFFSSSPTQSYYSV, from the exons ATGCATTGCGAACATCGATACAgattgattgattgtgtttGCGAAGACATTTTCCAG AATATTTTTTTGACAAATATGGCTAAGAATCTGTTCTTGCTGATTCTGGGTTTCTATTTGGTGATTATGGGACTTGAGTCTTGGGCAATCACTGATTTTTTCGAGG TTCAAGCTCTTCAAAATCTGTACAGGTCACTTAACAAGCCGAAGCAGCTGGAGCTTTGGAAAGAAGAGAGTGGAGACCCTTGTGCAGAACTTTGGACTGGAGTTCACTGCATCGGATCATCAATTATCGAACT TAAACTTCATGGGATGCGGCTAACTGGTAACATTGAATTTGAGCTCTCTGATCTCTTAAGTCTGAAAAAATT gGACCTTAGTTCAAATGACATTCAAGGATCAATCCCCTACAGTTTACCTCCTAACCTCACACACTT AAACTTTGCTGAGAACAAATTCAATCAGAGCTTTCCATACTCGATAGAGCAGATGAAACACATCCGACATCT GAATCTGAGCCACAATTCGCTATCTGGATCCTTAGGAAATGTGTTTGCTGGCCTTGAGCATCTTCAAGAATT GGATCTGTCGTTCAATAGCTTCACCGGAGATCTACCTGTCTCGATCAAATCTCTGGCAAACCTTACAGGCTT GTTTGGGGGCAATCAATTTGTAAGAGAAGCAAACTATCCTCCTTGGAAGTTTCCTATTGAGTCTATGCCGAAAGAGAAAGAcagtccaccaccaccaccaccaccactaccagcagcagcagcagcagtagTATCAGCAAATCTCAGTGCCTATGAGAACCATCCTTTTGAAATAAACGAAGCTCACAAACAGAAGAAAATGGGCGCGGTTGGTATACTTCTAATAGTTGGTGGCATCATTCTGGTTGCTGGAAGTGCAGCTCTTGTGATTGTTCACAGGAAACAGTCATCTATGAGAAGAAACAGAAGTTCAGTAGGCCGTGAAGACTCGATGAAATCTCTTCCTAGTGATAAGCTCCAAG ATTATACATCGGTGAGTGGAACAGGCAGCCCTCACACATCGGGATTCAGCTCTTCACCCATGATTACTCCCTCTCGTTTGCCTGCTGTTCGGACTAGAACACTGATTTTGCCCAGGACAAAAAGTTTCTCAAAGAGCAGAATGGCATCTGCTCCAAGAGTATACACTATTGCAGAGCTTCAAATAGCAACAAACAGCTTTGGTGAAGAACACTTTATTGGTGAAGGATCCCTTGGTTCAGTTTATAAAGCACATTTTCCAGATGGCACG GTTGTGGCTGTGAAGAGCATAAAGACAGTGCCTCTATCCATCATCGAAGAACAACAGTTCTTCGATGTGATAAAAAATATATCGCGTTTGAAGCATCCTAACATTGTTCCTCTTCTTGGTTACTCAATGGAGCATGGCCAGCATCTCCTTGCGTATGAGTTTATCAAGAACTTGACTCTTGACGATGCTCTGCATTGTGTAGCGTACAAGCCTCTGAACTGGGGCTCCCGTCTTCAGGTTGCTCTTGGCGTAGCGCGAGCTCTGGA TTACATGCATTCATCATTTGTGCCGCCTATTCCACATAGCAACTTGAAAGCTGCTAACATCTTACTTGATGAAGAGCTCAAGCCCCATGTCTGTGATTGTGGTTTGGCCATACTGAAGCCTCTTTCTAGGAACACGGTTAAGCTCAAG GCTTCTGAAATGGCTATTGCTGATGGTGGCTACATTGCCCCAGATAATCTACAACCTAGCTCTGGTAACTCGAAGGCTGATGTCTATGCCTTCGGGGTGCTGCTGTTAGAGATTTTGACAGGAAGAAAACCATTTGACAA TTCACGACCACCAGGAGAGCAGTCACTGGTGAGATGGGCTGCATCCAGGCTTCACGACAGCGCGTCATTAGCACAGATGGTGGATCAAGCCATTAAGAATAAAATCCCCTCCAAGTCTCTCTCTCGTTTTGCCGATGTAGTATCCATGTGTATTCAG CCTGAGCAGGAATTCAGGCCCCAAATTGGTGAAATTGTGGAATCGCTAAGCCGACTACTGAATCCAACCGCAGCAGATGTAGCAGAGGCAGACTTCGAACAATCTTTTAGATCAACCAACTCTAAGTTCTTTAGCTCATCACCCACACAAAGCTACTACTCTGTGTAA
- the LOC121794319 gene encoding protein STRUBBELIG-RECEPTOR FAMILY 2-like isoform X2 encodes MAKNLFLLILGFYLVIMGLESWAITDFFEVQALQNLYRSLNKPKQLELWKEESGDPCAELWTGVHCIGSSIIELKLHGMRLTGNIEFELSDLLSLKKLDLSSNDIQGSIPYSLPPNLTHLNFAENKFNQSFPYSIEQMKHIRHLNLSHNSLSGSLGNVFAGLEHLQELDLSFNSFTGDLPVSIKSLANLTGLFLQNNQFTGSVIFLANLTLTDLNIEDNHFSGVIPEQFQNITNLRFGGNQFVREANYPPWKFPIESMPKEKDSPPPPPPPLPAAAAAVVSANLSAYENHPFEINEAHKQKKMGAVGILLIVGGIILVAGSAALVIVHRKQSSMRRNRSSVGREDSMKSLPSDKLQDYTSVSGTGSPHTSGFSSSPMITPSRLPAVRTRTLILPRTKSFSKSRMASAPRVYTIAELQIATNSFGEEHFIGEGSLGSVYKAHFPDGTVVAVKSIKTVPLSIIEEQQFFDVIKNISRLKHPNIVPLLGYSMEHGQHLLAYEFIKNLTLDDALHCVAYKPLNWGSRLQVALGVARALDYMHSSFVPPIPHSNLKAANILLDEELKPHVCDCGLAILKPLSRNTVKLKASEMAIADGGYIAPDNLQPSSGNSKADVYAFGVLLLEILTGRKPFDNSRPPGEQSLVRWAASRLHDSASLAQMVDQAIKNKIPSKSLSRFADVVSMCIQPEQEFRPQIGEIVESLSRLLNPTAADVAEADFEQSFRSTNSKFFSSSPTQSYYSV; translated from the exons ATGGCTAAGAATCTGTTCTTGCTGATTCTGGGTTTCTATTTGGTGATTATGGGACTTGAGTCTTGGGCAATCACTGATTTTTTCGAGG TTCAAGCTCTTCAAAATCTGTACAGGTCACTTAACAAGCCGAAGCAGCTGGAGCTTTGGAAAGAAGAGAGTGGAGACCCTTGTGCAGAACTTTGGACTGGAGTTCACTGCATCGGATCATCAATTATCGAACT TAAACTTCATGGGATGCGGCTAACTGGTAACATTGAATTTGAGCTCTCTGATCTCTTAAGTCTGAAAAAATT gGACCTTAGTTCAAATGACATTCAAGGATCAATCCCCTACAGTTTACCTCCTAACCTCACACACTT AAACTTTGCTGAGAACAAATTCAATCAGAGCTTTCCATACTCGATAGAGCAGATGAAACACATCCGACATCT GAATCTGAGCCACAATTCGCTATCTGGATCCTTAGGAAATGTGTTTGCTGGCCTTGAGCATCTTCAAGAATT GGATCTGTCGTTCAATAGCTTCACCGGAGATCTACCTGTCTCGATCAAATCTCTGGCAAACCTTACAGGCTT GTTTTTGCAGAACAATCAATTTACTGGATCAGTGATTTTCTTGGCTAATCTCACTCTCACTGATCT GAATATTGAAGATAACCATTTCAGTGGTGTTATTCCAGAACAATTCCAAAATATCACCAACTTGCG GTTTGGGGGCAATCAATTTGTAAGAGAAGCAAACTATCCTCCTTGGAAGTTTCCTATTGAGTCTATGCCGAAAGAGAAAGAcagtccaccaccaccaccaccaccactaccagcagcagcagcagcagtagTATCAGCAAATCTCAGTGCCTATGAGAACCATCCTTTTGAAATAAACGAAGCTCACAAACAGAAGAAAATGGGCGCGGTTGGTATACTTCTAATAGTTGGTGGCATCATTCTGGTTGCTGGAAGTGCAGCTCTTGTGATTGTTCACAGGAAACAGTCATCTATGAGAAGAAACAGAAGTTCAGTAGGCCGTGAAGACTCGATGAAATCTCTTCCTAGTGATAAGCTCCAAG ATTATACATCGGTGAGTGGAACAGGCAGCCCTCACACATCGGGATTCAGCTCTTCACCCATGATTACTCCCTCTCGTTTGCCTGCTGTTCGGACTAGAACACTGATTTTGCCCAGGACAAAAAGTTTCTCAAAGAGCAGAATGGCATCTGCTCCAAGAGTATACACTATTGCAGAGCTTCAAATAGCAACAAACAGCTTTGGTGAAGAACACTTTATTGGTGAAGGATCCCTTGGTTCAGTTTATAAAGCACATTTTCCAGATGGCACG GTTGTGGCTGTGAAGAGCATAAAGACAGTGCCTCTATCCATCATCGAAGAACAACAGTTCTTCGATGTGATAAAAAATATATCGCGTTTGAAGCATCCTAACATTGTTCCTCTTCTTGGTTACTCAATGGAGCATGGCCAGCATCTCCTTGCGTATGAGTTTATCAAGAACTTGACTCTTGACGATGCTCTGCATTGTGTAGCGTACAAGCCTCTGAACTGGGGCTCCCGTCTTCAGGTTGCTCTTGGCGTAGCGCGAGCTCTGGA TTACATGCATTCATCATTTGTGCCGCCTATTCCACATAGCAACTTGAAAGCTGCTAACATCTTACTTGATGAAGAGCTCAAGCCCCATGTCTGTGATTGTGGTTTGGCCATACTGAAGCCTCTTTCTAGGAACACGGTTAAGCTCAAG GCTTCTGAAATGGCTATTGCTGATGGTGGCTACATTGCCCCAGATAATCTACAACCTAGCTCTGGTAACTCGAAGGCTGATGTCTATGCCTTCGGGGTGCTGCTGTTAGAGATTTTGACAGGAAGAAAACCATTTGACAA TTCACGACCACCAGGAGAGCAGTCACTGGTGAGATGGGCTGCATCCAGGCTTCACGACAGCGCGTCATTAGCACAGATGGTGGATCAAGCCATTAAGAATAAAATCCCCTCCAAGTCTCTCTCTCGTTTTGCCGATGTAGTATCCATGTGTATTCAG CCTGAGCAGGAATTCAGGCCCCAAATTGGTGAAATTGTGGAATCGCTAAGCCGACTACTGAATCCAACCGCAGCAGATGTAGCAGAGGCAGACTTCGAACAATCTTTTAGATCAACCAACTCTAAGTTCTTTAGCTCATCACCCACACAAAGCTACTACTCTGTGTAA
- the LOC121794319 gene encoding protein STRUBBELIG-RECEPTOR FAMILY 2-like isoform X1: MHCEHRYRLIDCVCEDIFQNIFLTNMAKNLFLLILGFYLVIMGLESWAITDFFEVQALQNLYRSLNKPKQLELWKEESGDPCAELWTGVHCIGSSIIELKLHGMRLTGNIEFELSDLLSLKKLDLSSNDIQGSIPYSLPPNLTHLNFAENKFNQSFPYSIEQMKHIRHLNLSHNSLSGSLGNVFAGLEHLQELDLSFNSFTGDLPVSIKSLANLTGLFLQNNQFTGSVIFLANLTLTDLNIEDNHFSGVIPEQFQNITNLRFGGNQFVREANYPPWKFPIESMPKEKDSPPPPPPPLPAAAAAVVSANLSAYENHPFEINEAHKQKKMGAVGILLIVGGIILVAGSAALVIVHRKQSSMRRNRSSVGREDSMKSLPSDKLQDYTSVSGTGSPHTSGFSSSPMITPSRLPAVRTRTLILPRTKSFSKSRMASAPRVYTIAELQIATNSFGEEHFIGEGSLGSVYKAHFPDGTVVAVKSIKTVPLSIIEEQQFFDVIKNISRLKHPNIVPLLGYSMEHGQHLLAYEFIKNLTLDDALHCVAYKPLNWGSRLQVALGVARALDYMHSSFVPPIPHSNLKAANILLDEELKPHVCDCGLAILKPLSRNTVKLKASEMAIADGGYIAPDNLQPSSGNSKADVYAFGVLLLEILTGRKPFDNSRPPGEQSLVRWAASRLHDSASLAQMVDQAIKNKIPSKSLSRFADVVSMCIQPEQEFRPQIGEIVESLSRLLNPTAADVAEADFEQSFRSTNSKFFSSSPTQSYYSV, encoded by the exons ATGCATTGCGAACATCGATACAgattgattgattgtgtttGCGAAGACATTTTCCAG AATATTTTTTTGACAAATATGGCTAAGAATCTGTTCTTGCTGATTCTGGGTTTCTATTTGGTGATTATGGGACTTGAGTCTTGGGCAATCACTGATTTTTTCGAGG TTCAAGCTCTTCAAAATCTGTACAGGTCACTTAACAAGCCGAAGCAGCTGGAGCTTTGGAAAGAAGAGAGTGGAGACCCTTGTGCAGAACTTTGGACTGGAGTTCACTGCATCGGATCATCAATTATCGAACT TAAACTTCATGGGATGCGGCTAACTGGTAACATTGAATTTGAGCTCTCTGATCTCTTAAGTCTGAAAAAATT gGACCTTAGTTCAAATGACATTCAAGGATCAATCCCCTACAGTTTACCTCCTAACCTCACACACTT AAACTTTGCTGAGAACAAATTCAATCAGAGCTTTCCATACTCGATAGAGCAGATGAAACACATCCGACATCT GAATCTGAGCCACAATTCGCTATCTGGATCCTTAGGAAATGTGTTTGCTGGCCTTGAGCATCTTCAAGAATT GGATCTGTCGTTCAATAGCTTCACCGGAGATCTACCTGTCTCGATCAAATCTCTGGCAAACCTTACAGGCTT GTTTTTGCAGAACAATCAATTTACTGGATCAGTGATTTTCTTGGCTAATCTCACTCTCACTGATCT GAATATTGAAGATAACCATTTCAGTGGTGTTATTCCAGAACAATTCCAAAATATCACCAACTTGCG GTTTGGGGGCAATCAATTTGTAAGAGAAGCAAACTATCCTCCTTGGAAGTTTCCTATTGAGTCTATGCCGAAAGAGAAAGAcagtccaccaccaccaccaccaccactaccagcagcagcagcagcagtagTATCAGCAAATCTCAGTGCCTATGAGAACCATCCTTTTGAAATAAACGAAGCTCACAAACAGAAGAAAATGGGCGCGGTTGGTATACTTCTAATAGTTGGTGGCATCATTCTGGTTGCTGGAAGTGCAGCTCTTGTGATTGTTCACAGGAAACAGTCATCTATGAGAAGAAACAGAAGTTCAGTAGGCCGTGAAGACTCGATGAAATCTCTTCCTAGTGATAAGCTCCAAG ATTATACATCGGTGAGTGGAACAGGCAGCCCTCACACATCGGGATTCAGCTCTTCACCCATGATTACTCCCTCTCGTTTGCCTGCTGTTCGGACTAGAACACTGATTTTGCCCAGGACAAAAAGTTTCTCAAAGAGCAGAATGGCATCTGCTCCAAGAGTATACACTATTGCAGAGCTTCAAATAGCAACAAACAGCTTTGGTGAAGAACACTTTATTGGTGAAGGATCCCTTGGTTCAGTTTATAAAGCACATTTTCCAGATGGCACG GTTGTGGCTGTGAAGAGCATAAAGACAGTGCCTCTATCCATCATCGAAGAACAACAGTTCTTCGATGTGATAAAAAATATATCGCGTTTGAAGCATCCTAACATTGTTCCTCTTCTTGGTTACTCAATGGAGCATGGCCAGCATCTCCTTGCGTATGAGTTTATCAAGAACTTGACTCTTGACGATGCTCTGCATTGTGTAGCGTACAAGCCTCTGAACTGGGGCTCCCGTCTTCAGGTTGCTCTTGGCGTAGCGCGAGCTCTGGA TTACATGCATTCATCATTTGTGCCGCCTATTCCACATAGCAACTTGAAAGCTGCTAACATCTTACTTGATGAAGAGCTCAAGCCCCATGTCTGTGATTGTGGTTTGGCCATACTGAAGCCTCTTTCTAGGAACACGGTTAAGCTCAAG GCTTCTGAAATGGCTATTGCTGATGGTGGCTACATTGCCCCAGATAATCTACAACCTAGCTCTGGTAACTCGAAGGCTGATGTCTATGCCTTCGGGGTGCTGCTGTTAGAGATTTTGACAGGAAGAAAACCATTTGACAA TTCACGACCACCAGGAGAGCAGTCACTGGTGAGATGGGCTGCATCCAGGCTTCACGACAGCGCGTCATTAGCACAGATGGTGGATCAAGCCATTAAGAATAAAATCCCCTCCAAGTCTCTCTCTCGTTTTGCCGATGTAGTATCCATGTGTATTCAG CCTGAGCAGGAATTCAGGCCCCAAATTGGTGAAATTGTGGAATCGCTAAGCCGACTACTGAATCCAACCGCAGCAGATGTAGCAGAGGCAGACTTCGAACAATCTTTTAGATCAACCAACTCTAAGTTCTTTAGCTCATCACCCACACAAAGCTACTACTCTGTGTAA
- the LOC121794319 gene encoding protein STRUBBELIG-RECEPTOR FAMILY 2-like isoform X4: MRLTGNIEFELSDLLSLKKLDLSSNDIQGSIPYSLPPNLTHLNFAENKFNQSFPYSIEQMKHIRHLNLSHNSLSGSLGNVFAGLEHLQELDLSFNSFTGDLPVSIKSLANLTGLFLQNNQFTGSVIFLANLTLTDLNIEDNHFSGVIPEQFQNITNLRFGGNQFVREANYPPWKFPIESMPKEKDSPPPPPPPLPAAAAAVVSANLSAYENHPFEINEAHKQKKMGAVGILLIVGGIILVAGSAALVIVHRKQSSMRRNRSSVGREDSMKSLPSDKLQDYTSVSGTGSPHTSGFSSSPMITPSRLPAVRTRTLILPRTKSFSKSRMASAPRVYTIAELQIATNSFGEEHFIGEGSLGSVYKAHFPDGTVVAVKSIKTVPLSIIEEQQFFDVIKNISRLKHPNIVPLLGYSMEHGQHLLAYEFIKNLTLDDALHCVAYKPLNWGSRLQVALGVARALDYMHSSFVPPIPHSNLKAANILLDEELKPHVCDCGLAILKPLSRNTVKLKASEMAIADGGYIAPDNLQPSSGNSKADVYAFGVLLLEILTGRKPFDNSRPPGEQSLVRWAASRLHDSASLAQMVDQAIKNKIPSKSLSRFADVVSMCIQPEQEFRPQIGEIVESLSRLLNPTAADVAEADFEQSFRSTNSKFFSSSPTQSYYSV; the protein is encoded by the exons ATGCGGCTAACTGGTAACATTGAATTTGAGCTCTCTGATCTCTTAAGTCTGAAAAAATT gGACCTTAGTTCAAATGACATTCAAGGATCAATCCCCTACAGTTTACCTCCTAACCTCACACACTT AAACTTTGCTGAGAACAAATTCAATCAGAGCTTTCCATACTCGATAGAGCAGATGAAACACATCCGACATCT GAATCTGAGCCACAATTCGCTATCTGGATCCTTAGGAAATGTGTTTGCTGGCCTTGAGCATCTTCAAGAATT GGATCTGTCGTTCAATAGCTTCACCGGAGATCTACCTGTCTCGATCAAATCTCTGGCAAACCTTACAGGCTT GTTTTTGCAGAACAATCAATTTACTGGATCAGTGATTTTCTTGGCTAATCTCACTCTCACTGATCT GAATATTGAAGATAACCATTTCAGTGGTGTTATTCCAGAACAATTCCAAAATATCACCAACTTGCG GTTTGGGGGCAATCAATTTGTAAGAGAAGCAAACTATCCTCCTTGGAAGTTTCCTATTGAGTCTATGCCGAAAGAGAAAGAcagtccaccaccaccaccaccaccactaccagcagcagcagcagcagtagTATCAGCAAATCTCAGTGCCTATGAGAACCATCCTTTTGAAATAAACGAAGCTCACAAACAGAAGAAAATGGGCGCGGTTGGTATACTTCTAATAGTTGGTGGCATCATTCTGGTTGCTGGAAGTGCAGCTCTTGTGATTGTTCACAGGAAACAGTCATCTATGAGAAGAAACAGAAGTTCAGTAGGCCGTGAAGACTCGATGAAATCTCTTCCTAGTGATAAGCTCCAAG ATTATACATCGGTGAGTGGAACAGGCAGCCCTCACACATCGGGATTCAGCTCTTCACCCATGATTACTCCCTCTCGTTTGCCTGCTGTTCGGACTAGAACACTGATTTTGCCCAGGACAAAAAGTTTCTCAAAGAGCAGAATGGCATCTGCTCCAAGAGTATACACTATTGCAGAGCTTCAAATAGCAACAAACAGCTTTGGTGAAGAACACTTTATTGGTGAAGGATCCCTTGGTTCAGTTTATAAAGCACATTTTCCAGATGGCACG GTTGTGGCTGTGAAGAGCATAAAGACAGTGCCTCTATCCATCATCGAAGAACAACAGTTCTTCGATGTGATAAAAAATATATCGCGTTTGAAGCATCCTAACATTGTTCCTCTTCTTGGTTACTCAATGGAGCATGGCCAGCATCTCCTTGCGTATGAGTTTATCAAGAACTTGACTCTTGACGATGCTCTGCATTGTGTAGCGTACAAGCCTCTGAACTGGGGCTCCCGTCTTCAGGTTGCTCTTGGCGTAGCGCGAGCTCTGGA TTACATGCATTCATCATTTGTGCCGCCTATTCCACATAGCAACTTGAAAGCTGCTAACATCTTACTTGATGAAGAGCTCAAGCCCCATGTCTGTGATTGTGGTTTGGCCATACTGAAGCCTCTTTCTAGGAACACGGTTAAGCTCAAG GCTTCTGAAATGGCTATTGCTGATGGTGGCTACATTGCCCCAGATAATCTACAACCTAGCTCTGGTAACTCGAAGGCTGATGTCTATGCCTTCGGGGTGCTGCTGTTAGAGATTTTGACAGGAAGAAAACCATTTGACAA TTCACGACCACCAGGAGAGCAGTCACTGGTGAGATGGGCTGCATCCAGGCTTCACGACAGCGCGTCATTAGCACAGATGGTGGATCAAGCCATTAAGAATAAAATCCCCTCCAAGTCTCTCTCTCGTTTTGCCGATGTAGTATCCATGTGTATTCAG CCTGAGCAGGAATTCAGGCCCCAAATTGGTGAAATTGTGGAATCGCTAAGCCGACTACTGAATCCAACCGCAGCAGATGTAGCAGAGGCAGACTTCGAACAATCTTTTAGATCAACCAACTCTAAGTTCTTTAGCTCATCACCCACACAAAGCTACTACTCTGTGTAA